The DNA region AACAGCAGGATGAAGAGGTAGAGTGGGAGTAGGAGGTTGTCTATTTGGGAGGTGTAGGCCTCCAGCATGGCCACCAGAGTGATGGAGCCAACAATCCATGAATAGGTGGAGTTCAGGTTGATGTTCCCATCGAAGATGAGAAACATGGCCACAGCGATGATCTGGGCGAACACAGAGGTTGCAGTTCCCTCCATTGTTTTCTTAGTGCCGGGCCAACGGATCTCCCCCATAGTGCTGCCAAACACGGATGCCACAGTGTCGCCGACCCCCACTGCCAACACACCAGCATAAGGCACCAGGCCGCCCGCACCAGGAAGAATCCCTTTAGGGGCGCAGGGCCCAGGAAACAGCCAAATTGGCAGAGACATGCCCACCAGCAGGTAGACATGTGTCAGGATGAGAGGCCCACAGTCCCGCTCATCCAGAAACAGGGTGAGCAACTGCCTGAGCAGCTGACCTACGGGCCGGATCCGAAAGTAACGAACATATTCCAGGAACAAGAAAACCGCCAAGCAACCCACAGACGCCACATGGAGCAGCTGTCTGTCGTATATCAGCCCCGGAACGTACGTGGCCACTACAATCAGATGGAAGTACTTCCTGACAATAGTCGAGGCCTGGTGCTTCTTGGATCCCGACTGGCGCTGGTAGTTCTGGTGTAACACAACACAGAGGGCCACAACCACCAGAAACACCCAGTACCCCAGCAGACACAGTCTTCTGTCATTTAACATGACAAAGTCCAAAAGCCACATGAAAGGGTGCCGGCCGATGAACAGAGACAGCCACGGCATGAGGATTCCCAGACCCAGAACGGCTGTCATCATGTGAAAGAAGAGTGATGACACCCAAGTCTCGGACTCCATGAAGCAGAAGAGGAGGGCAAAGAAAACGCCCAGTAACAGCGAGCCCACCACTATGACCGGCAGGAAATAGTTCACCGGatcacctttgacctctgcCAGGTTCAGGGAGCGCTTGATGAGCTGGTTGACGATGAAACTGATTCCACCGACGATGAGGAGCGCCTCTCCAGGTGTGAAGCATCGTGGCAGCAAGTAAAGCACAATCAGGCTGAGATAGACGAAGATCAACAGAACCTCTAACACCTCGATGACCTCAGACACCGTCAGCGTCTGCTTCGTCGTGTAGAGAATTGCACTGGCGGCCATGCCTGCGATCACACAGGTGTTTGTGGGTACAGGTCTGGTGATGCCCAGTGCAATcagggagagaaacagagcCAGCATCATGCCCGTGATGGTGACCACCATGGAGAAGCGCTCGAAGAAGACATTCCCTGAGGCGAGGCACTTTTCCCTCAGAGCCAAACCCAGTAAGGGCATCACCATGGAGGCCGGGACGATGCCGCTGTTTGCCGCAGGACGAAACTGGAACACGGCGCCCCCCGACCTGAGCAGACGGTCCCATTTGTGCTGCACGTAGAACGACTGGATGAAAAGGGCTATGCTGCACCAGGAGTGCTGGTTCCAGACCGCCATGTGGACACACAGCACCACAGCCAAAACTACAGCGGACTCCACGAACACCGGGTTGATCTGCATGGCTGCAGGGTGGAGGCTCACAGGGAGGgcgaggaagggagggatggtgGGAGGAGTGGGGTTGATCTGAACAGATGGTCTGCAACAATGAAGGCCTTCGTCTGTCAGTTCCTCTCTCTCGCACACATCATCATTTAGCAGGCACTCTTCACTTGCTGAGGGAGTCTGCATAAATGGAAAGAAATTGAATCAGCAAGGTTACCATTCAAGAGAAAATATGTCAATAAACACAtagaataagaacaataattATTAGTATCAAAGACAGGTTTATACATGTTCAGGTTTCATagtgaccattagaagatcccttcataatgtgcTTACAATGTAAGCACTgggagccaaaatccacagttcaGTATAATTCAAACATGTCAACTTCTTTAGTGGATTTTGTACTGCTTGAGTTTCTCAGGCATATTTAAATAATGGTTGACAATCTCACCAGTGTTTTGTGATGAATTTCCATTTACTTACAAACTTTAGTTGCATCCTCTGCCCAAACCAAAATCTGGTCTGTCTCACCTTATATCTCCCAATAAAGAGCCtattcctgttcatactgaccattagaagatcgcTTTAAAATCCACTTTCAATGTAGGTGACGGGTGCAAAAATCCACAaacctccttctgtgcaaaaatgtgttcagCGTCAGCCGTCCAAATCAGTCAAATtgagtagatatctttcaaagttagtctttttagttcCAAAGTgactctttttgttactatactttcaccacagctcaacaaggaaacacaaagaggaaatctGATGGTAATacgactgtaaatgtggcagatatccacttgacaTGACTAACTCAGGGTGTTgtagcctcatataagcttcaaataaactgttAAGTGCATTTTTGCTCAAAGTAATTACATCTAGGAAAACATTTGATTAAGACAAACTTGGAAAAATGttgaatctgtcctttaaagcagtaataacagtctgtctgtctgaatcACTGAACATGAGTCATCTCATTTCAACACTGAACCTTGATCCTAGTTTATGTGCTGCTGCTTTCTGTCCTGAACTATGGCCTCACTGAACATTCACCCAGTCAGTGTGAAATCCACACCACTGTGAGACCAAATTAAGGAGACAGCAGGACAAAATGCTTTTCCCTGCATAAAAAAACCCttttgttcctgtgtgtgtgtgtgtgtgtgcgtgaggggggggggggggggggggggggggggggtatttggATGTTCTGCTGGGGGCTAATAATCTGAATCAGCTAGCGGATGACTATCATTTCTGTCGAATACAGTGAAAAAGAAATATGTCTCCATTTGTTTTCTAACatgcatgttttaataaagCCAAGGATGCTGCAACCTCAAACAGCATCGAGCTAGCGGACAAAAAACAGCTGACTTCACCGAGGCAAGCATTGAACACACACAGCGGGAATAACAATCTATAATAAAGACAAGCGTACGTACCACATAAGTGCAGCGTTATCTGGACGGAGGTGAGCTGAGATGTGAATGGGTGCAGTCCCTTTTTAGACAGATTTGTTCTCTTTGTCAGCTGCTGTCGCCTCTTTCACACCCAGAAGGAAGGGGCCATATTTGACAGCCGGGTCACGTGGTacccagcaaaaaaaaaaaaaatccttaaccCTGTAATGCCAGATGAATCATATGTGATATATCAGTTTTAGAGACCTCTAAATCATCAGCGTGATCATATTTTATTACTAAAAAAACTTGATATATgcaatcagatacatgtagtacacagatgaaccaatgcaatgttgaatgactaaatattttgtagcttattttatgCTAAATTCCTATTGAAAATGTGTAGATACAGCAGATATAGAAGGTCAATCATCTaaaaatctgtcattttttttatttttgtattattatcatgcttaaaaaaaggttgaaggtggtgatatgagctttatgcaggaccttaaaaaaatgttgtattcaataggtttttgtgtgtttaataaaatcataaataaattgcaaaaaaaatcaaatacgatcaaatatcaaatacgatacaaaacaaaactcatctagtcttatttatttttatttttttaaattacttgtcAGAAGGTCTTATAAACTCCAGTTTCAAAGAATTAGAATTTTCTGGAAATTATTTGGTGGTTCAGGCTTTACAGGGTTAAAggtgatttgtttttatttttagtttgtatttaatattaaacatttttaagaaaaagaagaagtcaTGTGAGGAATGTATGGGGTGCCGATTGTAAAATTTCAGTTACAGTTTTATAGCTGATATATTTAGCTTACTTTACTCACATTTAGctcattttttgtttcatttgagaCTGAAAATCatgtaaaacaacatgttatatatgattgttaaaaatgtgtaaaaaaataaataaaaataaatgaataaataaaagatctaaatctaaatattaaatcttatggaagcccatttccaccaatgtgataaaaaaaatgacttagtatctctaaataatgagaaactatctaaAAATAATGTCTTATGACTTAttattatctcaaaataattaattattattattatgacttattagtatctcattattttgagataaagtcattattttaagaaacTGTCAATATTTTGAGATAATACGTCATTATTTTGTAGAGgatctttattttttcattacattggcagaaatgggctttgataaaaatctaaatttaacatttatatttatttatttttatgtatacaTGTTTTTAACAATATATGACATGTTGTTTTACATGAATTTCCGtctcaaatgaaataaaaaatagctaAATGTGGGTAAAGTGAGCTAAATACTCAAAATATATCAGCTATATGTTTTAAATCACTCCGTTTCAGCACATTACAGCATTATTTCAGtccaatgggggaaaaaaaaatatattgctgCTTTcataaacagaaagaagaataaaaaaagcgCACAGTATTCTACTTCAATGGGGGAAAGGCagaattatatttattattttggtgAACTTCTGGAAATAAATTAAACCTCTTGTGTGTCttcatttgtggttttaatttCACTATTTGTGATTGTGTTATGTTATTCAATGttcaaacaaaaatgactttaattgttttgttttgttattgttgttttagctcctttgttttggttgtattgtttgttttatttgtgttttgtttgtttattattcttttttatgttatgttgttatgcTGTGTTACAATGTTATTGATCAACAatctaaataaaagtaaaaaaaaaaaagattaaaaaataataatatgaaaatgagctttaaacaggaaatatatatatatatatatatatatatatatatatatatatatatatatatatatatattagctTTAAACAGGaactaaaattaaattaaaaaattaaaaataaaataaaaaacttctgTAAAGAAACTTCGACAAACTCCACAAGATGGCGGCAACGCAACAAACGGCCGTTAAAACCGTCTCTACGGAAAGACGAAGAAGCTGACGTCGGCGATGACGACAGAGCATAACAACCAATCACAGGTCAGGAACGAAGATGGCGGAATCAGAGATGAGCGTCAGGTAGGCGACTGGCAATAAACTTTAAGATAACGGTTGTAATGATaaagtcacttttttaaaatacatgctAGACAGGAAACATTTGTGCACAGCTTTGTCATCTTATTCAGCCCTGTCAAAAGTAACGTTTAAACTCgactgtgtgtctgttgagCTGTTAGCGCCACGCTAACTTAGCTTAGCAGAGCGCTAGCAGTGACTCGTTTGAACGCTTTGAGCAGCAGcgcgatgtgtgtgtgtgtgtgtgtgtgtgtgtgtgtgtgtgtgtgtgtgtgtgtgtgtgtgtgtgtgtgtgtgtgtgtgtgtgtgtgtatatatatatatatatatgtgtgtgtgtgtgtcagcgtcAGCCTCAGCCAGCCGCATGTCAACAACAGCATGTGAGCTGTAAAGTTATTAACTTCGCTTATTTAATTACAGTAGGAGTGTTCGGTCATTTTTCGACACATGaaggttttttaaatttagctcCAATAATCGTCGAGACAGTTTGGTGTTTGTGAAGAGTAGCTACCATGTCGGGACAATAGCTGAcattaattatgattatttgaaTGGGAAACGTCAGTATAAGCATTTCCACAAATTGAAAATACActcaggagacagagagagagacatttatGTGTCACTGTTACAGCAGCCACTTGTTCATAGttcatacatatttaaatggaTTAACTTAAACAGGGTTCCCACGGTCATGAAATTCATGGAAAAGTTAAGAAATTAGAACATCtgttttccaggcctggaaatggtTTGGAATTAGGTGAATGttatggaaaagttttgaattaGGGATGACCTGCTCTGATATCAAAGATAACAGATATAAGACAAGCTGCATGAACTTGGGCCCCCcacttttaccatgtcaaaaatcagtagattagttttttaatatcttctaatatgtgatctggggccaaatgcttcctctggatgtaattataaaatgtacccatcatttagtgagatcaaaatgtcaaaacacctgttaaaaggcaccagaatacaggaaattaaaaatctctgttaaaaaatgttctaGGGGAGGACCCTttgttaaactacttaaattaagtcatggaaatggggtaaaatattatggaatagttatggaaaagttttgaaaattcaatggtaaaaatgtgtgggaacCCTGTATTAAGCTCAgaagatttacatttttactgtaacgaagcctttaaaagcaggaaaacactTATTCCATATGATGATATTATGAAATTCCAAATCTAAGATGagatctataaaatatcacaatatcgatataatatcaggTAAGGtacttaaaaacatttttttttttttttttttttttttttttttaactttgagtGAGTGGTATACGGTTTGAGTCTTAATCCCAGTCCTAGTCAGtggtgggaggtactgggagctgtggtattgtgcagtctgatggctgattgTATGAAAGAGCCCCCCAAGCACTTTGAGGCACATGGCTGAACGTGCTCCTGAGCCCCCACAGCTCTATTATACTGTCATATGAGTATTACACTGTTTGATTATGTTAATATGCTATACTATAGTACACTGTGCATTAGTACATTAGTGCAAGCCAGGAggacactaataataataataataataataataataataataataataataataatacacttaatttaaagactaaataaaaGAGAGATTTAGTAATATTAGACAGCtaaacatttcagtaaaaataggttaaaattacattaattaaactccaaattaaataaatatgttctcagctgtcatttaaaaatgttcacagagctcACATTTCATACAGATTTGGGTGACTAGGAGTAAGGTGGTAAGGTCCATGATTATCCATAGATGTTAAAATTAAGGGCACTTGGAGAGCCTCGGACCTaacattaaatcaaatgaaCTGGTCATTTTAGTAGTCAACGTTAACCCTTAAACAgacaggagtggaaaatgagatgtgaaaatgATTCCTTTTATTTACTGTGATGTTACTTGTTGTCTCATTTCCACCTAAGTGAACATTTCCACACAAAtaattgtaaaaacattttgtatattttgggtttcatgagttgtatctccaccaggatatgTTGTCCCTgttaaggtataaaaaaaaccctgaaatatGTATGTGTCTCCTGGTGCACATTGCCTGTTTAAGTGTGAACTGACCgtgtttgtttttagaaaaaCGAACTTCACACCTCGTAAAGTTAAAGGAGGGTATGTTTTGAAATGCATCCACGAGCGTCACTATCTAGTTTTGAGGGCTGCAGCACATACACGTATCTGTATGTAATCATCCAATCTTTCCATCACAGCCACACACCgcagctgctttttaaaaatcattatcaGTGCATACTTACTTATCCTAcgtttattttttccatttattgtaTAACTGTTTAGCCAGTTCTGTGTCACAAATAGGGGAACAAATGCACATTGCAGCTTCAACAGTCCAAACCCgaacatattcagtttacagtgatATATGAgtaagaaaagcaacaaatcctcacatttcagAGGTTGGAGCCAGATGCGGTCTTTGGCAGTGACGAATCGTTTCAGCTCATTTATCTTTAAAGATAAAATGACCTGACAACTACAAGAGGAGTAATCTATTCTTCTATTAAAAGAAACATAACCACAATATAAAGTAGAGCGGACTAATATATCGGTATCAGTGATTATACTGTCTGGTATAgtgctgatatttttttaacaatatatttaGGCAgctttttatgtacatttaatattttttcctaattcaagtttaatattcatattaaattcccagtgaagtttactgtttcagagcactgatgtcattttgattcaaattaagtttattctttaactgtaaaatatcacagcgtccattacatatctttgtcacaagtgtttttttaacaacatatggagaaaaaaagtgttatgtATGTATTCTGTATTAATAAGActatcggccaatatatcgatatcagcatcagccccaaaaattcAGTATTGGGCAGACCCTGATATAAACAGTGTAGAAAAAGCTCAGATCTTGATATATTTGTATTGATCGTATCGCAGTATATTCATATTGCCCACTCTTAATCTGCCTAGGTaaccaaaatgtgttttcacatgCAAATAAACTGATCACACAAGATCTCTATAAACTACACTGCTTACAAATAGAAATAGtaagcctttattgtcattttaaaagaatatgCAACAAGATTTGGAATGCTACATTTGAAACAAGTgcacattaatacatgtttaataaaTGTGAGAATGTTTTGCTGAAGTGTGCCCGTTTTACTTTCAGGAGCTGTCGAGAATTATGGACCATATTGCTGGGAAGATCGGCATTGCGAGAGCCGGTatgtcttcttttatttatttatttttatttttttaacttaattttttattgaattgtaTGCATTATATGATACAGACAATAGAGAAAAagcacagacaaacagagatcGGAATCAGTCcgaaaaaaaacccccaatcAAATTAGGTCATCATCAGTCACACTGGTACAGTTTGTGCTCTTATAGAGAAGgagtcaaattattattattcaatccagtctgtttctgttttttttcatgcattttccTGTGAGATCAGTTTGTGTCTTTTAGATTTAAGAAATAGTTCCTCTCGTGTGAGCCGGTAAGCAGTAGTGTGTAGCTGCTATAATAGCATTCAACATGAAAGGATTTGAGGTTGTCAAATAGTCATGTTAGTGCTTGATTCTAGTTTGTGTAATAACTGGTATAAATGGTTGGTTCAGATCTATCAGAATCACGCGATCCTAATATCTGTtagttgcttttattttattttttagaactttttatttattcaaaaatacatGAAGATGTACATAAAATCACACCCGCCTCAGTTTACAGTCCACTCAAATCTGCAccatattacacacatacatatacacacacacatacacacaataccATCTTTCTTTTCAAGTCTTAGCAATTTTAAATAGATACAAACAACATTAATTTGAATCCTCCAACTTCTCCCTGGGTAGTCCAATAGTACATTGCAAATCCGAAACAAGTTAACTgcttttaataaagaaaatatgattcATTGCCCACTGAGGTAATATTTTTTGATTCAGGGTTACAGGAAATGACACCAGCCCCAATAATCCAaatgattttctctctttttcttatcTACAGGCTCAGATAGAAGCAGAACTCGACAGACACTGGGACAGACTACATCAAGGACTCAGTTACTACAAGTCACCCAGGtatatttacagttatttttttattctgacaTCAAATGCATAATAATTTATATCAACCGGATGAGTAATAATGTCCGCATCCTCTGTTCTAGCCCCTCCTCTGCGGGGAAAGTGAAGGAGAACAAAGATGTCGCACAACCATTAAAGGATTTTGGTCTGAGGATCAGTAAACTGCTGGTAAGAGTTAAAGATTTCACTTTTAGAATGAAAGACGTGACTCACTGTTGACCTTTTTGTGCATTTCATGATTATTTCATTCTGACTTAAGGCTTTAATAATGTTACAGGGTCTTGATGAACAGCAGAGCGTGCAGCTTTTACAGTGCTACCTACAGGAGGACTACAGAGGAACCCGTGATTCATTAAAGGTTTCGGCTCTCACTTTTATCGTTCAACTGtgttataacatgaaataaaagacagtaacaaaaaagaaacaatgtcaCATAAAAGCTAGTTTGTAAACATTAGTTCTGAAGTTTGATATGGACACAGTAGGAGCAGTTATGTGATGTTTAAGGTCAAATAAAAACCAACAACTGTACAATAAAGGTATTCATAGCGGCCAATGTTGCAGTTTGACCCAGTTGGATTCATAACACATATTTAtaatgtgtaagtgtgtatttAGATATTATTATAAAAGATATTCAGATGGTGACTAACAGAATCTCCCTCACAGGTTGTTCTCAAAGATGAGCGACAAAGCCAGACGCTGCTGTTTAAGGTTGGTATCTGATATCTGTAGCCATTTACCTGCAGTATAGTTTATACTTCCTTATTTAATCTAGTGAGTTTGacgtatatgtgtgtttgtgcccaCAGATTGCAGACTATTACTATGAGGAGCGCATGTGTCTACTCAGATGTGTCCTCCTCTTGCTGACATACTTTCAAGATGAGCGACATCCCTACAGGGTAAGAAGCAGCCATATGTGGGTCATGCTGGATAATGTCATaacatggttttatttttgctttccacacggaaaaaaataacaatttttaGTCATTGTTATTAAGTAtaagtatttgtttttgtccaGGCTGAGTACTCTAACTGTGTGAATAAACTGGAGAAGGACCTGGTGAGCAACTACCAGTCGCAGTTTGAGAACCTCTTTAAAGCAGAAGCACCAACATGGGAAACCCACGGAAACCTCATGGTGATAATGTGGTTTATATGTTTGGTTCACATTTGGTTCATATAGTGTGTGTTGTAACCCAGATCTAATGTCACAcataattattcacattttgtatgtttgtttgacagacagagaggcaggtGTCTCGGTGGTTCCTGCAGTGTCTGAGAGAACAGTCTCTGCTGCTCGAGATCATCTTCCTGTATTACGCCTACTTTGAGATGAGCCCGTCCGACCTGCTCGGCTTCACCAAAATTTTCAAAGAGCAGGGCTTCGGTCTGCGGCAGACCAACAGACAATTGGTAGACAAGAGCATGGATGCGCTGGTTGACCGGATTGGGTaagagagagagtttgtgtgtatgtgccttttgtgtttgtgagctgTAATGCAGGAAGTGTATATATGTCTTTTTGTGGTTTGTGACTTAATGCACTGCAAACTGAGCAGACACAGCATGCATCTATTAAACAAATGCTAACCACAACACCTCTGACGTCATATagcagagctgttcacaagtcattttttacaagtccaagtcaagtctcaagtctttgagctagagtccaagtcaagtctcaagcctttgagggtcaagtccaagtcaagtctcaagtctctggtcaagagtccgagtcaagtctcaagtctctcgccaacactaattcaaattcaaattctgaccttagagctgtacaatctttcatcctgatcagttagccttgcgagcacctgcccatgtctgtttttgtggtgtgctgtcactgaagtttgtatgtaagtatctgtttgtatgttgagatgtcctctcctgaaactgttaccaaatttaccttcggctattaccttgacctagaccttgatataggacagtatgaaaatgtatcaatggtaggttcactatagagaatctactgcaatgtgatgtgaagaaacatacactaagaattatttcaattccataactgtattttcttcaacaaaaaaatatttatatatatatatatatatatatatatatatatatatatatatatatatatatatatatacctactattgatttttttataaaatgaccatagttaacgcaacgttgtgtttttaaataattagtagcggagccactaagttagtggcactaagcaTAATAAGAGTTgcagtggtttcctgtctgagctttcaaaataaaacctttgctattgtgcgcttcttattattattaacaaacaaatttggggcttgtcaattacgggagaaatgacgggagggcggcgggagatggtttcgaaatatgggagaaccagggaaaaacgggagtgtgaaggcattgtatccaaacgtaatgatctgaggcactcctgctgaacttatcgcactcgccattgtcaatgtctgatactgaagatgcgcgcttcacacatggcgcatgcgcgtggcatgacgttggtgtttacatctagctcagagccagagatcatacaaaaagatgaatgacagataaataatgagaataataataataacatgaaataaaggttgttcgcgagtctcgagcctcgagtcgaagtcaagtctgaagtcttttgaggtcgagtccaagtcgagtctgaagtcacagtttagtgagacttaagtgcaactcgagtccgagtcgcgagtccgagtccccagctctgtcATATATGTAATTTACTGGATGCTTGAGGCTGATGTCAGTGATAGAGAGTTAAAAATAATCCAATAACAATACTTCAgcggatatatatatatatatgtatgtatgtatgtatgtatatatatatatgtgtatatatatatgtatatgtatgtgtatatatgtgtatatatatatgtatatatatatgtatatgtatatatatatatgtatatatatatgtatatatatatgtatatatatgtatatatatatatgtatatatatgtatat from Scomber scombrus chromosome 15, fScoSco1.1, whole genome shotgun sequence includes:
- the dolk gene encoding dolichol kinase → MQINPVFVESAVVLAVVLCVHMAVWNQHSWCSIALFIQSFYVQHKWDRLLRSGGAVFQFRPAANSGIVPASMVMPLLGLALREKCLASGNVFFERFSMVVTITGMMLALFLSLIALGITRPVPTNTCVIAGMAASAILYTTKQTLTVSEVIEVLEVLLIFVYLSLIVLYLLPRCFTPGEALLIVGGISFIVNQLIKRSLNLAEVKGDPVNYFLPVIVVGSLLLGVFFALLFCFMESETWVSSLFFHMMTAVLGLGILMPWLSLFIGRHPFMWLLDFVMLNDRRLCLLGYWVFLVVVALCVVLHQNYQRQSGSKKHQASTIVRKYFHLIVVATYVPGLIYDRQLLHVASVGCLAVFLFLEYVRYFRIRPVGQLLRQLLTLFLDERDCGPLILTHVYLLVGMSLPIWLFPGPCAPKGILPGAGGLVPYAGVLAVGVGDTVASVFGSTMGEIRWPGTKKTMEGTATSVFAQIIAVAMFLIFDGNINLNSTYSWIVGSITLVAMLEAYTSQIDNLLLPLYLFILLLL